A segment of the Daphnia pulex isolate KAP4 chromosome 10, ASM2113471v1 genome:
AAAGTGTTCGGACGACGTCAATAACTTCCCAGCGGGAGAGTTTCTTGATTTCCTCCTCAGGTACGCCGTGTTTCCTCAAAATTGCTTTTGCGTTGTTGAGTGACAATCGACGCAAATCGGCGTCGGTGCCCGTCACAATACGTTTAGGTTGAGATTCCAGCTCTTCCTTGTTGATGGTCGGTTTGTTGGGAACGCGGACGTAGGAGAAACCTTCGCCACAACCGGTAGGATCTGCCGGACCTGTTAATTGCAGGagacatttgtttttcatggCCTGGACGTAGGCGCGGGTGGTGTTCCATGGGGCTACTTTGACTTCGTCGTCCATTTTCAGTTGCTGGTCTTCGTCGTCATCCTGCTCAGGTGCGAAAAGGAATTTCTCACCGTAACCGGCGTCTTTCAAACGCTGTTCGGCCGCGATCATACTGAAATAGGCGCAACATTGCTCCGGCGACACTAACGCTCGAAGCTCTTCTTCCGAAGGTAACCGGAAATCCGGCCGCAATACCCACCTGTTGAATTTGTCGGTAACCAAAAATGAGCAATTTGGACATCCGTTGGAGTATGAATTATTATACTACGAAATACCAATTGGAGTCGACTCCTGTTCGCTTAAAGTCCGCGCATAGTTTCAACCGTTTGCGGATACTGCTTTCGGAATGTGCTGGGAAAGCTCGTTTAATGTCATCCATGCGGATACGACGTGGAGTGTCGGGGCTCTTCCAAAACAGTCGGTAGATAAAGAcctgaattaaaataaacattttgtttggatGTTTCATAGAAGACTATTAGAATGACTTTAGTTGAATACTTGTAGGAAATCGCGGGTAAAGTTGTTGGCTCTTTTAGAATTCGGACCGGGCACTTCGTACAGTGGACATTCCTGACCGACAGTGTAGAATGCATCGACTTCACGGACATGGTACGTTGTCCGCGTTCGAATTACTAGGAAATCCGTCGACGGCAATTGATGTTCGTAGATTGGTGCACGGTACATGTTGTTTTCAATAGCCTGGATGGACTGGCCCGGATGGAGGGTACCCAAAAACGGTGAGGTGTGAGCGTAAGCTGTTTCACCGTATTTGTATTGAGGCGGCCCTGTGTCTTTGACAGCCctgtgaaataaattaaatttaagtctCTCGATCAAATTccgttttaaaaatgaaaactcaCTTCCgtttgtaataatttttcagCCTGGAGGACATGCCCACTTGACTGATTAACGGCGGGTGTTCTTCGCAGTATTCCAGGAGAATGAGATCACCATCTTTACCGCTGAGATCATCCGGTGTTCGCATGAAAAAGATATCACCACCACCGGCAGCCATTCGCTCGAGTTCACGCTGTTTGGCCATTTTTCTGATGTGGCGTAGGAGCGGGTGGACAGGATGAGGGCCAGGTGTCGATAACGGTCCATGGGAGTAGCGTTTGAGCGGTGGTCGATGGAAACTGCGCAGTTTCATTATCGACAGGTGCGTGGGAATGAAAGGTGCCTGGAGTTCCACCACGGGCGTTGAATGTTGAATGATATTTCCACCCGTGCTGACTGTAATATTCCATAAATTCCAATtaattaagtttttaaaatttagttgtGATGGATTAATTTACCTTTGATAGCCGCCTCGGTCGCTTTGGCTGCATAATATTCGTCATTGGAGATATTGTAAGGATCTTTATCGTTATTTTCCGACGGTGGAGGAGGTGAATCGTCTTCCAATACGTTAATGACACCGGCTTTTCCCAAGAGTAACTTGGATTTTCGGACGTGAGGATGAGGAATCTTGACTTTGACAGGCTGTTGAACGTATGCTTGTTTTGTGGCAGGATCAATGTCATCAGGAATGGTCAAAATGACGTTTTCATCGTTAGTGTCTAGTGTCAATATCTTGGGTTTGGGCATCTCCTTCATGTTTTCGCTGTCCCAGATGATGTCATCTTCCCACTGGCCAAACACCAACTCGTCGTTTTCGACTGGGAAAATCGAATGCCAAACGTCGTCGGCTGCCTCTTCGacggctgcagcagcagcagccgcagcggcggcggcagcggctgcTGCGGCCGCTCCTCCGGGTTTGTTTGCAGCCGATTTTGCGCCACCTTTAGCTCCAGGAGTTGCTGCTTTACCGGTGGCTGGAGTGGCAGCAGGGGTGGCTTTCTGTGTAGCCAAGCGATTGGTAGCCGTCGGGAGCCATCCTGAGGCTAAGCCACCTTTTGCATTCAATTTTTGCATTACTTTGTGCTTGATATCGTCGCCATTCCAGACCACGTCGTCTTCCCAATTTAACTGCGTGATCATGTGAAAGGCCTCGTCTGGAAATTTGAACCCGGGCAGGTCTTTGCCATCTTCGTCAACATTATTAGGATCTTTCCGTTTCACTTTGAAACCGTAATCAAACTCTTCTCCTATAAAAAGCAAGGAAACGTTAATCaagttcaaataaataattaattaattgttatACCTGATTCTGGAACTCCAAGGATGTCATACCAAAGCTGAGCCGGCCCAAACCTCCAATCCGCTACATTGGGTCCTTTGTCATCATCAGAGTTCTTGATATTATTGAGAGCATTAGGATCTTCTAGAGGCTTTAAGAAACGTTCTTCGTCATCTGGTCTGCATTTTtccggaggaggaggtgggcCGAATTTGAAAGTGATTTCTACATGTTCAATTTCCTCTTCAACATAGTCTTCTGAATCTggagatttcttcttctttctcttcttctttacacCTCTCCAGATTTGAGGAAGACTACTGGGTTTTCCAGGCCCAAAGAGTCTGGAAAAGCACAAGACTTTGTCAGGCCGAAAGTCTGGGAATAGCTCTCTCACATCTATGTTAGCGTATTTGGAAGGAAGCATGGCTGCCAAAGGCGTTTCCAATCGTTTCTTTGCCTCACTTGCCGAAAGGCTCTTGGATGTTGGtgtaggtggtggtggcatgAGGATTGAGTCATCAAGATATGGTCCTCCTTCGTCTTCTGCCAGTTCGTTGATGTCAGAATAGTCTTCAGCAGTTGGAGATTTTGCTCCATCATCTTCAGAATCTGTACTTTGATCTTTGCTTACAGAATCGTCTTCTCTAATGACATTTTGAAGTATTGACATCAAGCCAAATCGTCCAAGGGTGCCCAGCTGACGTTTAGATTCCTCATCAAGGATATCTGCTTCAAGTTTACCCTCTTTGTCAATATTACCAAAGAGGAACCCAGTAAGGTTTAATCCTGATGTTCTTCTACCTCCTCCACCTCCGTCTTCTTGAGATGATTGCGAATCGTCATCATTATTATCGGGGCTATTACTCAaatctccatcatcatcactactgtgattttcgttttcttcatcACTGCTTGGCATTTTGGATGTTTTAAAATCCTAGCTTTAGAAGAATCACGCAATCataacaaacacaaatttagttttactttttttcggtCATCAAATCAACACAAACAGGCTGACGGGAAGCCGAAAATTGTCTTGATGGTAAATATGAACAGCGTTGCCAGGTTTAGTTTCAACTCAATTTCaacttgattattttatttaagaattgTTAAATGACTAAATAATTCCAGAAAAGATCATTGAATTGTTTACATAAATAATTAAGAGAAATAACTGGCCAAACTACGTGACAAGATTCCGTGTGAATTCAGATGACGTCATTCCATAGAGAAATATGTAGGTTATACGGCCCAGTCGAGTTGGCAACTATCCATCAAACTTTCCATTTTTGGTTTCATCCAGATTTTTTTACCCTTTACAACTGAATTCATTTTATGCATTTTCGggaattcattcatttcgCAATATCGATGAGATGAGATAATTACATAATTCTTGATTACATCAATCGGGTTCATATAGGGTCATTAGGGTCGAAGTACACCCCAATGGGGATTCCTCCCCCTATTTGATAATCTtctaacataaaaaaagtaaaaggcgCCAAAAGGGCGGCATTTTCCTATCCCCGTCACGTGAAAATGCCTAAGGCACTTGTAAAATCCGTTACTAACGGATTTTTGGATTGGTCCTTAGAAAAATCGAAGTCCCAGTAGATTGGCGAAGGCCTTTCATATAAGCTAACTGAAGTGAATTGATCACAGGTGGCGTTGCACAAAACtacattcaattttaattaaaaactgcaaataactgaaaaattACATTTGTAAAATTCTCTTGAAAATAGCACATTATTATTAAGGCAGAGAAATGGTCAATTAAGGTTCAAGAAGTGAAGAAATGATATTGTAAATTATGATCAATTCCGACCTAGCGGTCATGACTGGAAACTTGATTAAATGCGCAATCTCAATCGAGTTGACAGGCCTTTGAATTGTGGCCGTAACCAAGGCACCTTAGAGGGCACCACTGAATTGTTAAAAGACCGAAGGTAGAAACTCAGAGACCAGACTCGTACTCTTCCCTTTCGTGCTCGAAGTCTCAACACGTGCACAATCTGCCCGGCTCTCCCATCGTTTCTGCTTGTTGAAAAAAACCACTGAAAATGTCTGGTAAAACCGCTGATCCTCTGTCCTTTGCCAAGGAC
Coding sequences within it:
- the LOC124204286 gene encoding transcription initiation factor TFIID subunit 1-like; the protein is MPSSDEENENHSSDDDGDLSNSPDNNDDDSQSSQEDGGGGGRRTSGLNLTGFLFGNIDKEGKLEADILDEESKRQLGTLGRFGLMSILQNVIREDDSVSKDQSTDSEDDGAKSPTAEDYSDINELAEDEGGPYLDDSILMPPPPTPTSKSLSASEAKKRLETPLAAMLPSKYANIDVRELFPDFRPDKVLCFSRLFGPGKPSSLPQIWRGVKKKRKKKKSPDSEDYVEEEIEHVEITFKFGPPPPPEKCRPDDEERFLKPLEDPNALNNIKNSDDDKGPNVADWRFGPAQLWYDILGVPESGEEFDYGFKVKRKDPNNVDEDGKDLPGFKFPDEAFHMITQLNWEDDVVWNGDDIKHKVMQKLNAKGGLASGWLPTATNRLATQKATPAATPATGKAATPGAKGGAKSAANKPGGAAAAAAAAAAAAAAAAAVEEAADDVWHSIFPVENDELVFGQWEDDIIWDSENMKEMPKPKILTLDTNDENVILTIPDDIDPATKQAYVQQPVKVKIPHPHVRKSKLLLGKAGVINVLEDDSPPPPSENNDKDPYNISNDEYYAAKATEAAIKVSTGGNIIQHSTPVVELQAPFIPTHLSIMKLRSFHRPPLKRYSHGPLSTPGPHPVHPLLRHIRKMAKQRELERMAAGGGDIFFMRTPDDLSGKDGDLILLEYCEEHPPLISQVGMSSRLKNYYKRKAVKDTGPPQYKYGETAYAHTSPFLGTLHPGQSIQAIENNMYRAPIYEHQLPSTDFLVIRTRTTYHVREVDAFYTVGQECPLYEVPGPNSKRANNFTRDFLQVFIYRLFWKSPDTPRRIRMDDIKRAFPAHSESSIRKRLKLCADFKRTGVDSNWWVLRPDFRLPSEEELRALVSPEQCCAYFSMIAAEQRLKDAGYGEKFLFAPEQDDDEDQQLKMDDEVKVAPWNTTRAYVQAMKNKCLLQLTGPADPTGCGEGFSYVRVPNKPTINKEELESQPKRIVTGTDADLRRLSLNNAKAILRKHGVPEEEIKKLSRWEVIDVVRTLSTEKAKAGEEGMDKFSRGNRFSIAEHQERYKEECQRIFDLQNRVLASNEVLSTDEGESEEEEDISDIEEMGKNIENMLANKKTSSQLSREREEQERRELQKMILGEGSGSMKKDKSRVGLDEEDSSSQPPLAGAGQAGRVLKIFRTFKNAEGKDYTRVELVRKPAIIDTYVRIRTTKDDAFIKQFATPDEHQKEEMKREKRRIQEQLRRLKRNQEKEKLGIVNNRRRKVKMKPDLKMKCGACGQVGHMRTNKACPLYQNTTPLPPMVVAMTEDQEEEIEKQIFSEDEELVNVDGTKVKLSGKLVKHAEEIKRRSLVLKVPKEAMSGRKRRRAGTVTHCDYLSRHTTKTANRRRTDPVVTLSTMLEEILNEMRELPDVQPFLFPVSSKTVPDYYRIVTRPMDLQTIRENIRQKRYQSREDFLSDVNLILENSTLYNGDKSILTTAAKRMLDLCIERLSQKEERFMRLEKAINPLLDDDDQVAFSYVLDNIINGKLKPLPEAWPFLKPVNKKFVKDYYTIVKNPMDLETVAKKVKAHKYHNREEFLYDVDLILENSIAYNGEESQFTEKARALGRICRDTLEEYDDHLTQLESNIRIAQKKAMEQAENDFLDVGEEGYEDEYMMESMDMMETPDRPGEDEWDPEAESPVRPTKKSRKSASNNFAQPGPSGAVKPKGKRGRPAKNKGSPTPKGNSPRVSFSSPRGSKRKATDVLDDLQYSASEKEEDEDEDDDDEELEEVAMDVVDVDANYDPEAEFFSCGPSKDEDIRDDLQVSESEEEGEIRDDQPVAASANNKGRSRHHSNRPNSSRDEDDDGGLWF